The Hemicordylus capensis ecotype Gifberg chromosome 6, rHemCap1.1.pri, whole genome shotgun sequence genome window below encodes:
- the LOC128329365 gene encoding enkurin-like isoform X1 — translation MTDFLISRKTATGGMEECIYNFLPVPVEVPVKPPRYISTFRPRVKFELAEKRTAPCKSMGLPKLQVPSPKDFLRKHSKEPKLPKRTRHQGTMKPREPSVPRRTEHPLMGIQGEKDFISTNAAQAVMAVAKKPLRACVDMRRGDRFLIDDSGLVKKYLKKKDFGITPKYITNRTKAAERAQEESVVYAREALRRKAPRRISKEERETLLEGLKTNWEQINKEFQSLSVVTDTIPKKLNKEKLELQMKELEHYISTIEKHKFIYVTND, via the exons ATGACT GACTTTCTCATCAGTCGGAAGACGGCCACAGGTGGGATGGAGGAGTGCATTTACAATTTTTTGCCAGTGCCAGTGGAAGTGCCCGTCAAGCCACCcag GTATATCTCCACCTTCAGACCCCGGGTGAAATTTGAACTTGCAGAGAAGCGGACGGCGCCATGCAAGTCCATGGGGCTACCCAAGCTCCAAGTCCCCAGTCCCAAAGATTTCCTCCGGAAACATTCAAAGGAACCGAAGCTCCCCAAAA GGACAAGACACCAAGGCACGATGAAGCCCCGAGAGCCGAGCGTGCCGCGAAGGACCGAGCACCCGCTCATGGGCATTCAAGGGGAGAAGGATTTCATCTCCACCAACGCAGCCCAGGCCGTCATGGCTGTGGCCAAGAAGCCGCTTCGGGCCTGTGTCGACATGCGACGTGGAGACCGATTTCTCATTGACGATTCGGGGCTTGTTAAAAAGTACCTCAAAAAGAAG GATTTTGGCATCACACCCAAATACATAACAAATCGGACCAAGGCAGCCGAGAGAGCCCAGGAGGAGTCTGTCGTCTATGCCAGGGAGGCCCTCCGCCGAAAAGCCCCCAGACGGATCTCCAAAGAGGAAAGGGAGACTCTTCTGGAG GGCCTGAAGACGAACTGGGAACAGATCAACAAAGAGTTCCAAAGCCTTTCCGTCGTGACAGACACGATTCCAAAGAAGCTTAACAAAGAGAAACTGGAGCTACAAATGAAAGAACTAGAGCATTATATCAGTACCATTGAGAAGCACAAGTTTATCTATGTTACCAACGACTAA
- the LOC128329343 gene encoding uncharacterized protein LOC128329343 isoform X1, which translates to MGQLDDSIEMSALGRPFQLGMLYDCRSDSLIPGITLWDLGSLQKDLCVKPQPKTESEIIASDTIDDKASALNVSASLKASFLGGLIEVGGSAKYFRDTKKSKQQARVTLQYKTTTKYEQLTMSHLGTQNVSYPAVFDQGTATHVVTAILYGAQAFFVFDQEVSSTESVQDIQGSLKVTIGKIISITGQAELEMNEKEKSHTENFSCKFHGDFCLESNPVTFKDAMTVYATLPKMLGQDGEKAVPVTVWLYPLTKLDSRAAKLVREISLALIFDAQAAMEQLAEINMRCNDLAKNPIADTFPEIRRKIKQFKDLCKQQKQIFQKELAGILPSIRGGGKEERALVDILTAINQSPFNSQRLTEFLDTKEREMNFVKSYLSILKGIDIISSQNKLEEVVFDPENQFVVSFTFTSLHDEEPFLASLQDCLQKQCVQKMAGPSTVGSVPEKCKAWFQDKGRNRNARTAAKAVYDFASINKSNGKVKYVVASVPDEDNPGASIYLYEEAELVSRNVELPPKPLPPLIGEIGHDSVQLTFQPADYGRANISSYWVEYRIAGEENWMTVETEDSQETFLATGLHLNTEYQFRYAAKSKPGLSESSSMSKSVKTLPTSPPGKPKMVLVDSSRISLAWDGPKVTGVGVLIQDYKLEYREVLGEEDPKGKYPWAEQRTGRKSESSHVEKLKPQTAYWFRVSAVCADEATSAPSEEVEIWTQREEEEGSQRIALKYLQKSTKVKDEDPSVYALPLEEATSDMSGSCLTYQLGEENLKVPNKVIMVMGATGSGKTTLINGMINYILDVQWRDHFRFKLIHEMTNRSQAESQTSEVTAYVVNHQKGFKVPYSLTIIDTPGFGDTRGIEHDKLITQQIREFFSTPGGTDHIDAICIVVQASFARLTHAQKYVFDSVLSIFGKDIKDNIQVLITFADGQKPPVLEAIMQADVPCAKDAKGTPVHFKFNNSALFAHNPVGSEGDSFNFDEMFWKMGTMSMKTFFDSSSTLETKSLTLTKEVLRERQELEAAVEGLQPQINAGLVKLEELRKTQHALDQHKDDMAANRNFEYEVEKTVPLHIDISGTGNFITNCATCHYTCHYPCGIPNDDGKRGCAAIDQTTGRCQNCPGRCVWNLHFNQKYRFEYTTVKEKKTYAELKQKYEHASGELMTTEKVLEKLNEEYEEVKEILEDLIQKSSESLQRLQEIALKPNPLSTPEYIDLLIESEKQELKPGYQERIRSLQEVRKVAELIKKIANKEPLLPGEENLYKQLEQRKRSPAKNLLMRGVAAISSWFK; encoded by the coding sequence GGATCACCCTCTGGGATCTGGGATCACTTCAGAAGGACTTGTGTGTCAAACCACAGCCCAAAACAGAATCCGAGATCATCGCGTCTGACACCATTGATGACAAGGCCTCTGCCCTCAACGTCTCAGCATCGCTCAAGGCCAGTTTCCTGGGGGGGCTGATTGAAGTGGGAGGATCAGCCAAATACTTTCGTGACACCAAGAAGTCCAAACAACAAGCCAGAGTCACTCTGCAGTACAAAACCACCACTAAGTATGAGCAACTGACTATGagccatctgggaacccaaaatGTCTCCTACCCAGCCGTCTTTGATCAAGGCACAGCCACCCATGTTGTCACAGCAATCCTATATGGAGCTCAGGCTTTCTTTGTATTTGACCAAGAAGTTTCTTCTACTGAGAGTGTACAAGACATACAAGGAAGCCTCAAAGTTACAATTGGGAAGATCATCTCTATCACAGGGCAAGCAGAACTTGAGATGAATGAGAAGGAAAAATCTCATACTGAGAACTTTAGCTGCAAATTCCATGGAGATTTCTGTCTGGAGAGCAACCCAGTGACTTTCAAAGATGCCATGACGGTCTACGCCACTCTGCCCAAAATGCTGGGTCAGGATGGGGAGAAGGCAGTGCCTGTCACGGTCTGGCTGTACCCACTGACCAAGCTGGATTCCAGAGCAGCTAAGCTGGTACGTGAGATCAGCTTAGCACTGATCTTTGATGCCCAAGCAGCCATGGAGCAGCTGGCCGAAATCAACATGCGATGCAATGACCTGGCAAAGAATCCTATTGCTGACACTTTCCCAGAAATCAGGAGGAAAATCAAGCAGTTCAAGGATCTGtgcaagcagcagaagcagatttTCCAGAAGGAGCTGGCGGGAATCTTGCCTTCAATCCgtggaggagggaaagaggaaagagccCTGGTGGACATCCTAACAGCGATAAACCAGTCACCCTTCAACAGCCAGAGACTCACGGAATTCCTGGACACCAAGGAACGAGAGATGAATTTTGTGAAATCCTACCTTTCTATCCTAAAGGGGATAGATATAATCTCCTCCCAGAACAAACTAGAAGAAGTAGTGTTTGACCCTGAAAATCAATTTGTGGTTTCATTTACCTTCACTTCTTTACATGATGAGGAACCCTTCTTAGCCAGCTTGCAAGACTGCCTTCAGAAGCAATGTGTCCAGAAAATGGCTGGTCCCTCTACCGTCGGATCAGTGCcagagaaatgcaaggcctggtttcAAGACAAAGGGAGGAACCGAAATGCTCGGACGGCTGCCAAAGCCGTTTATGACTTTGCCAGTATCAATAAATCCAATGGGAAAGTCAAGTATGTTGTGGCCTCTGTCCCGGATGAGGATAACCCTGGAGCTTCCATTTACCTCTATGAAGAAGCAGAGCTCGTCAGCAGGAACGTTGAGCTGCCCCCCAAACCTCTCCCTCCCCTGATTGGTGAGATTGGACATGACAGTGTGCAGCTGACATTTCAACCAGCTGACTATGGGAGGGCCAATATCTCCAGCTATTGGGTGGAGTACAGgattgcaggagaagaaaactGGATGACTGTGGAGACAGAAGATAGCCAGGAGACATTCCTAGCAACAGGTCTGCACCTAAACACTGAGTACCAGTTCAGATATGCTGCAAAGAGCAAACCTGGCCTCAGCGAGAGCAGCAGCATGAGCAAATCGGTGAAGACACTTCCCACAAGTCCTCCTGGAAAACCCAAAATGGTATTGGTTGACTCTTCCAGAATTTCTCTTGCTTGGGATGGTCCAAAGGTCACTGGCGTGGGAGTCCTTATACAGGATTACAAACTGGAGTATAGAGAGGTGTTGGGAGAGGAAGATCCCAAGGGCAAATACCCCTGGGCTGAACAAAGGACAGGGCGGAAATCAGAGTCCTCTCACGTTGAGAAGCTGAAGCCACAGACGGCCTATTGGTTCCGAGTGTCAGCAGTGTGTGCGGATGAAGCCACAAGTGCCCCCAGCGAGGAGGTGGAGATTTGGACACAacgggaggaagaggaagggtccCAAAGAATTGCCCTGAAATATCTCCAAAAAAGCACCAAAGTGAAGGATGAGGACCCATCTGtctatgctctaccactggaaGAGGCCACTTCAGACATGTCAGGATCTTGTCTGACATACCAGCTTGGAGAAGAGAACTTGAAAGTCCCCAACAAAGTGATCATGGTGATGGGAGCAACAGGGTCAGGAAAAACCACCCTCATTAATGGGATGATCAACTATATCCTGGATGTCCAGTGGAGAGACCACTTCCGATTCAAACTGATTCATGAAATGACCAACAGAAGCCAAGCTGAAAGTCAAACATCAGAAGTGACAGCCTACGTGGTGAATCATCAGAAGGGTTTCAAAGTCCCCTATTCCCTCACTATCATCGACACCCCAGGATTTGGGGACACAAGAGGAATAGAGCATGACAAATTGATTACCCAGCAAATCCGGGAGTTTTTCTCCACTCCGGGGGGCACTGACCACATTGATGCCATCTGTATCGTAGTCCAGGCTTCCTTTGCTCGTTTAACTCATGCCCAGAAATACGTGTTCGACTCGGTGCTCTCCATTTTCGGGAAGGATATCAAGGACAATATCCAAGTCCTGATCACATTTGCAGATGGGCAGAAACCCCCCGTTCTAGAGGCCATTATGCAAGCTGACGTGCCATGTGCGAAAGATGCCAAGGGCACCCCTGTTCACTTCAAATTCAATAATTCAGCTCTCTTTGCCCACAATCCCGTAGGGAGTGAAGGAGATAGCTttaattttgatgaaatgttCTGGAAAATGGGCACCATGAGCATGAAGACCTTTTTTGATTCCTCAAGTACACTAGAAACAAAAAGTTTAACATTGACAAAGGAAGTTCTCCGGGAAAGGCAAGAGCTGGAGGCTGCCGTGGAGGGGCTGCAGCCCCAAATCAATGCCGGTCTGGTCAAGCTGGAAGAGCTGAGGAAGACGCAGCACGCTCTGGATCAGCACAAGGATGACATGGCAGCCAACCGAAACTTTGAGTACGAGGTCGAGAAAACTGTGCCACTGCATATAGACATCTCTGGGACCGGTAATTTCATCACAAATTGTGCAACTTGTCACTACACCTGTCACTATCCCTGCGGAATTCCCAATGACGATGGCAAGCGTGGTTGTGCTGCTATAGATCAAACGACAGGAAGATGCCAGAATTGCCCAGGCCGGTGTGTGTGGAACCTTCACTTCAACCAGAAATACAGGTTTGAATATACAACAGTGAAAGAGAAAAAAACCTATGCGGAGCTGAAGCAGAAGTATGAACACGCTTCTGGTGAGCTGATGACCACAGAGAAAGTGCTTGAAAAACTCAATGAGGAATATGAAGAGGTGAAAGAGATCTTGGAAGACCTGATCCAGAAATCGTCCGAAAGCCTCCAGCGCCTGCAGGAAATTGCTCTGAAGCCCAACCCGCTCTCCACCCCGGAATACATCGACCTTCTCATTGAGTCGGAAAAGCAGGAGCTGAAGCCCGGGTATCAGGAAAGAATCCGGTCACTGCAGGAAGTGAGGAAAGTGGCTGAGCTCATCAAGAAGATTGCCAACAAGGAGCCTCTGCTGCCAGGAGAGGAGAATCTGTACAAGCAGCTTGAACAAAGAAAGCGGTCCCCTGCAAAGAACTTACTTATGAGAGGGGTCGCTGCCATTTCTAGCTGGTTTAAATAA
- the LOC128329365 gene encoding enkurin-like isoform X2 codes for MEECIYNFLPVPVEVPVKPPRYISTFRPRVKFELAEKRTAPCKSMGLPKLQVPSPKDFLRKHSKEPKLPKRTRHQGTMKPREPSVPRRTEHPLMGIQGEKDFISTNAAQAVMAVAKKPLRACVDMRRGDRFLIDDSGLVKKYLKKKDFGITPKYITNRTKAAERAQEESVVYAREALRRKAPRRISKEERETLLEGLKTNWEQINKEFQSLSVVTDTIPKKLNKEKLELQMKELEHYISTIEKHKFIYVTND; via the exons ATGGAGGAGTGCATTTACAATTTTTTGCCAGTGCCAGTGGAAGTGCCCGTCAAGCCACCcag GTATATCTCCACCTTCAGACCCCGGGTGAAATTTGAACTTGCAGAGAAGCGGACGGCGCCATGCAAGTCCATGGGGCTACCCAAGCTCCAAGTCCCCAGTCCCAAAGATTTCCTCCGGAAACATTCAAAGGAACCGAAGCTCCCCAAAA GGACAAGACACCAAGGCACGATGAAGCCCCGAGAGCCGAGCGTGCCGCGAAGGACCGAGCACCCGCTCATGGGCATTCAAGGGGAGAAGGATTTCATCTCCACCAACGCAGCCCAGGCCGTCATGGCTGTGGCCAAGAAGCCGCTTCGGGCCTGTGTCGACATGCGACGTGGAGACCGATTTCTCATTGACGATTCGGGGCTTGTTAAAAAGTACCTCAAAAAGAAG GATTTTGGCATCACACCCAAATACATAACAAATCGGACCAAGGCAGCCGAGAGAGCCCAGGAGGAGTCTGTCGTCTATGCCAGGGAGGCCCTCCGCCGAAAAGCCCCCAGACGGATCTCCAAAGAGGAAAGGGAGACTCTTCTGGAG GGCCTGAAGACGAACTGGGAACAGATCAACAAAGAGTTCCAAAGCCTTTCCGTCGTGACAGACACGATTCCAAAGAAGCTTAACAAAGAGAAACTGGAGCTACAAATGAAAGAACTAGAGCATTATATCAGTACCATTGAGAAGCACAAGTTTATCTATGTTACCAACGACTAA
- the LOC128329343 gene encoding uncharacterized protein LOC128329343 isoform X2, whose translation MALWKEMWQSFLNISGITLWDLGSLQKDLCVKPQPKTESEIIASDTIDDKASALNVSASLKASFLGGLIEVGGSAKYFRDTKKSKQQARVTLQYKTTTKYEQLTMSHLGTQNVSYPAVFDQGTATHVVTAILYGAQAFFVFDQEVSSTESVQDIQGSLKVTIGKIISITGQAELEMNEKEKSHTENFSCKFHGDFCLESNPVTFKDAMTVYATLPKMLGQDGEKAVPVTVWLYPLTKLDSRAAKLVREISLALIFDAQAAMEQLAEINMRCNDLAKNPIADTFPEIRRKIKQFKDLCKQQKQIFQKELAGILPSIRGGGKEERALVDILTAINQSPFNSQRLTEFLDTKEREMNFVKSYLSILKGIDIISSQNKLEEVVFDPENQFVVSFTFTSLHDEEPFLASLQDCLQKQCVQKMAGPSTVGSVPEKCKAWFQDKGRNRNARTAAKAVYDFASINKSNGKVKYVVASVPDEDNPGASIYLYEEAELVSRNVELPPKPLPPLIGEIGHDSVQLTFQPADYGRANISSYWVEYRIAGEENWMTVETEDSQETFLATGLHLNTEYQFRYAAKSKPGLSESSSMSKSVKTLPTSPPGKPKMVLVDSSRISLAWDGPKVTGVGVLIQDYKLEYREVLGEEDPKGKYPWAEQRTGRKSESSHVEKLKPQTAYWFRVSAVCADEATSAPSEEVEIWTQREEEEGSQRIALKYLQKSTKVKDEDPSVYALPLEEATSDMSGSCLTYQLGEENLKVPNKVIMVMGATGSGKTTLINGMINYILDVQWRDHFRFKLIHEMTNRSQAESQTSEVTAYVVNHQKGFKVPYSLTIIDTPGFGDTRGIEHDKLITQQIREFFSTPGGTDHIDAICIVVQASFARLTHAQKYVFDSVLSIFGKDIKDNIQVLITFADGQKPPVLEAIMQADVPCAKDAKGTPVHFKFNNSALFAHNPVGSEGDSFNFDEMFWKMGTMSMKTFFDSSSTLETKSLTLTKEVLRERQELEAAVEGLQPQINAGLVKLEELRKTQHALDQHKDDMAANRNFEYEVEKTVPLHIDISGTGNFITNCATCHYTCHYPCGIPNDDGKRGCAAIDQTTGRCQNCPGRCVWNLHFNQKYRFEYTTVKEKKTYAELKQKYEHASGELMTTEKVLEKLNEEYEEVKEILEDLIQKSSESLQRLQEIALKPNPLSTPEYIDLLIESEKQELKPGYQERIRSLQEVRKVAELIKKIANKEPLLPGEENLYKQLEQRKRSPAKNLLMRGVAAISSWFK comes from the coding sequence GGATCACCCTCTGGGATCTGGGATCACTTCAGAAGGACTTGTGTGTCAAACCACAGCCCAAAACAGAATCCGAGATCATCGCGTCTGACACCATTGATGACAAGGCCTCTGCCCTCAACGTCTCAGCATCGCTCAAGGCCAGTTTCCTGGGGGGGCTGATTGAAGTGGGAGGATCAGCCAAATACTTTCGTGACACCAAGAAGTCCAAACAACAAGCCAGAGTCACTCTGCAGTACAAAACCACCACTAAGTATGAGCAACTGACTATGagccatctgggaacccaaaatGTCTCCTACCCAGCCGTCTTTGATCAAGGCACAGCCACCCATGTTGTCACAGCAATCCTATATGGAGCTCAGGCTTTCTTTGTATTTGACCAAGAAGTTTCTTCTACTGAGAGTGTACAAGACATACAAGGAAGCCTCAAAGTTACAATTGGGAAGATCATCTCTATCACAGGGCAAGCAGAACTTGAGATGAATGAGAAGGAAAAATCTCATACTGAGAACTTTAGCTGCAAATTCCATGGAGATTTCTGTCTGGAGAGCAACCCAGTGACTTTCAAAGATGCCATGACGGTCTACGCCACTCTGCCCAAAATGCTGGGTCAGGATGGGGAGAAGGCAGTGCCTGTCACGGTCTGGCTGTACCCACTGACCAAGCTGGATTCCAGAGCAGCTAAGCTGGTACGTGAGATCAGCTTAGCACTGATCTTTGATGCCCAAGCAGCCATGGAGCAGCTGGCCGAAATCAACATGCGATGCAATGACCTGGCAAAGAATCCTATTGCTGACACTTTCCCAGAAATCAGGAGGAAAATCAAGCAGTTCAAGGATCTGtgcaagcagcagaagcagatttTCCAGAAGGAGCTGGCGGGAATCTTGCCTTCAATCCgtggaggagggaaagaggaaagagccCTGGTGGACATCCTAACAGCGATAAACCAGTCACCCTTCAACAGCCAGAGACTCACGGAATTCCTGGACACCAAGGAACGAGAGATGAATTTTGTGAAATCCTACCTTTCTATCCTAAAGGGGATAGATATAATCTCCTCCCAGAACAAACTAGAAGAAGTAGTGTTTGACCCTGAAAATCAATTTGTGGTTTCATTTACCTTCACTTCTTTACATGATGAGGAACCCTTCTTAGCCAGCTTGCAAGACTGCCTTCAGAAGCAATGTGTCCAGAAAATGGCTGGTCCCTCTACCGTCGGATCAGTGCcagagaaatgcaaggcctggtttcAAGACAAAGGGAGGAACCGAAATGCTCGGACGGCTGCCAAAGCCGTTTATGACTTTGCCAGTATCAATAAATCCAATGGGAAAGTCAAGTATGTTGTGGCCTCTGTCCCGGATGAGGATAACCCTGGAGCTTCCATTTACCTCTATGAAGAAGCAGAGCTCGTCAGCAGGAACGTTGAGCTGCCCCCCAAACCTCTCCCTCCCCTGATTGGTGAGATTGGACATGACAGTGTGCAGCTGACATTTCAACCAGCTGACTATGGGAGGGCCAATATCTCCAGCTATTGGGTGGAGTACAGgattgcaggagaagaaaactGGATGACTGTGGAGACAGAAGATAGCCAGGAGACATTCCTAGCAACAGGTCTGCACCTAAACACTGAGTACCAGTTCAGATATGCTGCAAAGAGCAAACCTGGCCTCAGCGAGAGCAGCAGCATGAGCAAATCGGTGAAGACACTTCCCACAAGTCCTCCTGGAAAACCCAAAATGGTATTGGTTGACTCTTCCAGAATTTCTCTTGCTTGGGATGGTCCAAAGGTCACTGGCGTGGGAGTCCTTATACAGGATTACAAACTGGAGTATAGAGAGGTGTTGGGAGAGGAAGATCCCAAGGGCAAATACCCCTGGGCTGAACAAAGGACAGGGCGGAAATCAGAGTCCTCTCACGTTGAGAAGCTGAAGCCACAGACGGCCTATTGGTTCCGAGTGTCAGCAGTGTGTGCGGATGAAGCCACAAGTGCCCCCAGCGAGGAGGTGGAGATTTGGACACAacgggaggaagaggaagggtccCAAAGAATTGCCCTGAAATATCTCCAAAAAAGCACCAAAGTGAAGGATGAGGACCCATCTGtctatgctctaccactggaaGAGGCCACTTCAGACATGTCAGGATCTTGTCTGACATACCAGCTTGGAGAAGAGAACTTGAAAGTCCCCAACAAAGTGATCATGGTGATGGGAGCAACAGGGTCAGGAAAAACCACCCTCATTAATGGGATGATCAACTATATCCTGGATGTCCAGTGGAGAGACCACTTCCGATTCAAACTGATTCATGAAATGACCAACAGAAGCCAAGCTGAAAGTCAAACATCAGAAGTGACAGCCTACGTGGTGAATCATCAGAAGGGTTTCAAAGTCCCCTATTCCCTCACTATCATCGACACCCCAGGATTTGGGGACACAAGAGGAATAGAGCATGACAAATTGATTACCCAGCAAATCCGGGAGTTTTTCTCCACTCCGGGGGGCACTGACCACATTGATGCCATCTGTATCGTAGTCCAGGCTTCCTTTGCTCGTTTAACTCATGCCCAGAAATACGTGTTCGACTCGGTGCTCTCCATTTTCGGGAAGGATATCAAGGACAATATCCAAGTCCTGATCACATTTGCAGATGGGCAGAAACCCCCCGTTCTAGAGGCCATTATGCAAGCTGACGTGCCATGTGCGAAAGATGCCAAGGGCACCCCTGTTCACTTCAAATTCAATAATTCAGCTCTCTTTGCCCACAATCCCGTAGGGAGTGAAGGAGATAGCTttaattttgatgaaatgttCTGGAAAATGGGCACCATGAGCATGAAGACCTTTTTTGATTCCTCAAGTACACTAGAAACAAAAAGTTTAACATTGACAAAGGAAGTTCTCCGGGAAAGGCAAGAGCTGGAGGCTGCCGTGGAGGGGCTGCAGCCCCAAATCAATGCCGGTCTGGTCAAGCTGGAAGAGCTGAGGAAGACGCAGCACGCTCTGGATCAGCACAAGGATGACATGGCAGCCAACCGAAACTTTGAGTACGAGGTCGAGAAAACTGTGCCACTGCATATAGACATCTCTGGGACCGGTAATTTCATCACAAATTGTGCAACTTGTCACTACACCTGTCACTATCCCTGCGGAATTCCCAATGACGATGGCAAGCGTGGTTGTGCTGCTATAGATCAAACGACAGGAAGATGCCAGAATTGCCCAGGCCGGTGTGTGTGGAACCTTCACTTCAACCAGAAATACAGGTTTGAATATACAACAGTGAAAGAGAAAAAAACCTATGCGGAGCTGAAGCAGAAGTATGAACACGCTTCTGGTGAGCTGATGACCACAGAGAAAGTGCTTGAAAAACTCAATGAGGAATATGAAGAGGTGAAAGAGATCTTGGAAGACCTGATCCAGAAATCGTCCGAAAGCCTCCAGCGCCTGCAGGAAATTGCTCTGAAGCCCAACCCGCTCTCCACCCCGGAATACATCGACCTTCTCATTGAGTCGGAAAAGCAGGAGCTGAAGCCCGGGTATCAGGAAAGAATCCGGTCACTGCAGGAAGTGAGGAAAGTGGCTGAGCTCATCAAGAAGATTGCCAACAAGGAGCCTCTGCTGCCAGGAGAGGAGAATCTGTACAAGCAGCTTGAACAAAGAAAGCGGTCCCCTGCAAAGAACTTACTTATGAGAGGGGTCGCTGCCATTTCTAGCTGGTTTAAATAA